One genomic window of Streptomyces sp. NBC_01276 includes the following:
- a CDS encoding MFS transporter yields the protein MSTVNPRRWWALGVLATAQFMVIMDTSIIGVALPEMQKDLGFSQGELQWVFNAYVIVFGGLLLLGGRLSDLFGARRVFAAGWVTMVVGSVLAAAAQSAAVEIAGRAVQGVGGALIAPSAMTLLMMLFGHNPKELGKAMALYGAAAPAGGTAGVFLGGVFTEWMSWPWVFIIYVPIGLATLAATRLLPAVQARRGSVDVLGAVAVTAGLALAVFAVVRAPEVGWGATATVLELIGAVVLLALFFVIQKTVREPLMPLGVWRIPRLGSANLAMTLLGAAWIPMWYFLNLYLQQVLDYGAFASGAALLPMTILLMIFMTAITARLMGRFGAKPLIAGGLLVLAAGLVWLSAVEPTGTFLVDVLPASLVAALGMALAYIPAMMAAMSGAPQEQAGLASGIVNTTYNVGSALGLAALTALATTQGAGELGDLPALTDGFSAAFLGAAVIAAAGAVITFLVMKSDKSAAAAAPAADAPAPRGETAGV from the coding sequence ATGTCAACCGTCAATCCCCGGCGCTGGTGGGCACTTGGCGTGCTTGCCACCGCGCAGTTCATGGTGATCATGGACACGTCCATCATCGGAGTCGCGCTCCCCGAGATGCAGAAGGACCTCGGCTTCTCGCAGGGCGAGCTCCAGTGGGTCTTCAACGCCTATGTGATCGTCTTCGGCGGGTTACTCCTGCTCGGCGGCCGGCTCTCCGACCTGTTCGGCGCCCGCAGGGTCTTCGCCGCCGGATGGGTCACCATGGTCGTCGGATCGGTGCTGGCCGCCGCCGCGCAGAGCGCGGCCGTCGAGATCGCCGGCCGGGCCGTGCAGGGCGTCGGCGGTGCGCTGATCGCGCCGTCCGCCATGACCCTGCTGATGATGCTCTTCGGGCACAACCCGAAGGAACTCGGCAAGGCGATGGCCCTCTACGGCGCCGCCGCGCCCGCCGGCGGTACCGCCGGCGTGTTCCTCGGCGGTGTGTTCACCGAGTGGATGAGCTGGCCCTGGGTCTTCATCATCTACGTGCCGATCGGCCTCGCGACCCTCGCCGCCACCAGGCTGCTGCCCGCCGTCCAGGCCCGCCGCGGTTCCGTGGACGTCCTCGGCGCCGTCGCCGTCACCGCCGGGCTCGCGCTCGCCGTCTTCGCCGTCGTCCGGGCGCCCGAGGTGGGCTGGGGCGCGACCGCGACCGTGCTCGAACTGATCGGCGCCGTCGTCCTGCTCGCCCTGTTCTTCGTGATCCAGAAGACCGTCCGCGAGCCCCTCATGCCGCTCGGCGTCTGGCGGATCCCGCGGCTCGGCTCCGCCAACCTGGCGATGACGCTGCTGGGGGCCGCCTGGATCCCGATGTGGTACTTCCTCAACCTCTACCTCCAGCAGGTCCTGGACTACGGCGCCTTCGCCTCCGGCGCGGCGCTGCTCCCCATGACCATCCTGCTGATGATCTTCATGACGGCGATCACCGCGCGCCTCATGGGCCGCTTCGGCGCCAAGCCGCTGATCGCGGGCGGCCTGCTGGTCCTCGCCGCCGGCCTGGTCTGGCTCTCCGCGGTCGAGCCGACCGGCACCTTCCTCGTCGACGTCCTGCCGGCCTCGCTGGTCGCCGCGCTCGGCATGGCGCTCGCCTACATCCCGGCGATGATGGCCGCGATGTCCGGCGCTCCGCAGGAGCAGGCCGGCCTGGCCTCCGGCATCGTCAACACCACCTACAACGTGGGCTCCGCCCTCGGCCTCGCCGCCCTGACCGCCCTCGCCACCACCCAGGGCGCCGGTGAGCTGGGCGACCTGCCCGCCCTCACCGACGGCTTCAGTGCCGCGTTCCTCGGCGCCGCCGTGATCGCGGCCGCCGGTGCGGTGATCACGTTCCTCGTGATGAAGAGCGACAAGTCCGCCGCTGCCGCCGCCCCGGCCGCCGACGCCCCGGCGCCGCGCGGCGAGACGGCAGGGGTGTGA
- the fusA gene encoding elongation factor G — protein MRTVRPHTPTPSVLDTVRNLGILAHVDAGKTTLTERILFATGAIHKRGEVHDGTTVTDFDAQERDRGITIFAAAVSCAWGGHRVNLIDTPGHVDFADEVERSLRVLDGAVAVFDAVAGVEPQSESVWRQADRHGVPRIAFVNKLDRAGADLDAAVASIRDRLGAVPLVVQLPVGREDAFTGVVDLLRMRALLWRPGDGGYAVEPVPEPLREEAVRRRRILEETVAELHPEALEEFCAASALTEGTLARALRELTLAREAVVVLCGSAYRNRGIEPLLDAVRDYLPAPSDMPPVRGTAPDGTELERACDPAAPFAALAFKVTATATGRLTYLRVYAGTLRKGDPVRDPASGRTERVGRILRVQADRHEEREEATAGDIVAVIGLKTAGAGTTLCAPAAPLLLEPPSVAEPVVSVAVEARRGTDTGRLASALARLVEEDPSLVVRTDAETGQTVLSGMGELHLEVAVEKIRRDRGVEVDVGRPQVSYRETVVGGVTGFVHRHVKQDGGAGQFAHVVIDVEPWEEAGFEFRSTVVGGRVPQEYARAVEAGCRDALAEGPLGGHPVTGLRVVLTDGATHSKDSSEMAFRAAGRFALREALRASTLELLEPVVEVTVTLPDDAVGGVLGDLAARRGRVSGSTTGAGTAVITATVPLAELFGYASRLRGRTQGRGTFTTRPAGLAPAPR, from the coding sequence ATGCGCACCGTCCGTCCCCACACCCCCACCCCCAGCGTCCTCGACACCGTCCGCAACCTGGGGATCCTCGCCCACGTCGACGCGGGCAAGACCACCCTCACCGAGCGGATCCTGTTCGCGACCGGCGCCATCCACAAGCGGGGCGAGGTCCACGACGGCACGACCGTCACCGACTTCGACGCCCAGGAACGGGACCGGGGCATCACCATCTTCGCCGCGGCCGTCAGCTGCGCCTGGGGCGGACACCGCGTCAACCTGATCGACACCCCCGGCCACGTCGACTTCGCCGACGAGGTCGAGCGTTCCCTGCGGGTGCTGGACGGGGCGGTCGCGGTGTTCGACGCCGTCGCGGGCGTCGAGCCGCAGAGCGAGTCCGTCTGGCGGCAGGCCGACCGGCACGGCGTCCCGCGGATCGCGTTCGTCAACAAGCTGGACCGGGCGGGCGCCGACCTCGACGCGGCCGTCGCCTCGATCCGCGACCGGCTGGGGGCCGTGCCCCTGGTCGTCCAGCTGCCCGTCGGGCGCGAGGACGCCTTCACCGGTGTCGTCGACCTGCTGCGCATGCGTGCGCTGCTCTGGCGTCCGGGCGACGGCGGCTACGCGGTCGAGCCGGTCCCGGAGCCGCTGCGCGAGGAGGCCGTACGGCGCCGCCGGATCCTGGAGGAGACGGTCGCGGAACTCCATCCGGAGGCCCTGGAGGAGTTCTGTGCGGCTTCGGCGCTGACCGAGGGGACCCTGGCGCGGGCCCTGCGCGAGCTGACCCTCGCGCGGGAGGCCGTGGTGGTGCTGTGCGGTTCGGCGTACCGCAACCGCGGGATCGAGCCGCTGCTGGACGCCGTACGGGACTACCTGCCGGCGCCGTCCGACATGCCACCGGTGCGCGGCACGGCACCGGACGGCACCGAGCTGGAGCGCGCCTGCGACCCGGCGGCGCCGTTCGCCGCCCTCGCCTTCAAGGTGACGGCGACCGCGACCGGACGCCTCACCTACCTGCGGGTCTACGCGGGCACCCTCCGCAAGGGCGACCCGGTGCGCGATCCGGCGTCGGGCCGCACGGAACGTGTCGGCCGGATCCTGCGGGTACAGGCCGACCGGCACGAGGAACGGGAGGAGGCGACCGCCGGTGACATCGTCGCCGTGATCGGGCTCAAGACCGCCGGCGCGGGCACGACCCTGTGCGCGCCCGCGGCGCCGCTGCTGCTGGAACCGCCCTCGGTGGCGGAACCGGTGGTGTCGGTGGCGGTCGAGGCGCGCCGCGGCACCGACACCGGCCGGCTCGCGTCCGCGCTGGCACGTCTCGTCGAGGAGGACCCCTCGCTGGTCGTGCGCACGGACGCGGAGACCGGTCAGACGGTGCTGTCGGGGATGGGCGAACTCCACCTGGAGGTCGCGGTGGAGAAGATCCGCCGGGACCGGGGGGTGGAGGTGGACGTCGGCCGTCCGCAGGTCTCGTACCGGGAGACGGTGGTGGGCGGGGTGACCGGTTTCGTCCACCGGCACGTCAAACAGGACGGTGGCGCGGGCCAGTTCGCGCACGTCGTCATCGACGTCGAGCCGTGGGAGGAGGCGGGCTTCGAGTTCCGTTCGACGGTGGTCGGCGGCCGGGTACCCCAGGAGTACGCGCGCGCCGTGGAGGCGGGCTGCCGTGACGCCCTGGCCGAGGGGCCGCTCGGCGGGCACCCGGTGACGGGGCTGCGGGTGGTCCTCACGGACGGGGCGACCCACTCCAAGGACTCCTCGGAGATGGCGTTCCGGGCGGCGGGCCGCTTCGCCCTGCGCGAGGCCCTGCGCGCGAGCACGCTCGAACTGCTGGAGCCCGTCGTGGAGGTCACGGTGACCCTGCCGGACGACGCCGTCGGGGGGGTGCTGGGCGACCTCGCGGCCCGCCGCGGCCGGGTCTCGGGCTCCACGACCGGGGCGGGCACCGCGGTGATCACGGCGACGGTGCCGCTGGCCGAGCTCTTCGGCTACGCGTCGCGCCTGCGCGGCCGCACCCAGGGCCGCGGCACGTTCACCACCCGCCCGGCGGGCCTGGCCCCGGCCCCCCGCTGA